One genomic region from Cardinium endosymbiont of Dermatophagoides farinae encodes:
- a CDS encoding M23 family metallopeptidase yields MLKTKYYYNPAACSYEPVETSISSFIVRSFVYIFFAVVLAILMVKYYQGRFVSPKEIELLQANEKLKAYYHMVQKKIESSTALLNILQERDDTIRVLLNTTPLSASERNAGIGGVNTYAHLGKDTLIAQTLSKVDQLTSQLTIQKKSYDQILNLAKKTASKLQSMPSLIPVDKDNLKRISAQFGKRIHPIYKIFRMHEGIDFAARTGTHVYSAANGHVKWVKNDKKGYGNHLLIEHGNGFQTHYAHMHAINVKEGQVVTRGQKIGTVGNSGDSTAPHLHYEVYYHGKCVNPAKYFVSELTPIEYEAIHKQAVHQTQALCSNF; encoded by the coding sequence ATGCTTAAAACCAAGTACTATTACAACCCTGCTGCTTGTAGCTATGAGCCTGTAGAAACATCTATATCATCCTTTATTGTACGTAGCTTTGTTTATATATTTTTTGCTGTAGTATTAGCTATTTTAATGGTTAAATATTATCAAGGTCGTTTTGTTTCTCCTAAGGAGATAGAGCTATTGCAGGCTAATGAAAAGCTGAAGGCCTATTACCATATGGTACAAAAAAAAATAGAAAGCAGCACTGCGCTTTTAAATATCCTGCAAGAGCGTGATGATACCATCAGGGTATTGTTGAATACTACCCCACTTTCTGCTTCAGAGCGCAACGCAGGCATAGGAGGGGTCAATACATATGCCCATTTAGGGAAAGATACATTAATTGCGCAAACACTGTCTAAAGTAGACCAATTAACCAGTCAGCTAACCATTCAAAAGAAATCGTATGATCAAATACTCAATCTTGCTAAAAAAACCGCGAGTAAGTTGCAATCCATGCCTTCCCTGATACCCGTTGATAAGGACAATTTGAAAAGGATATCCGCCCAGTTTGGTAAGCGTATACATCCAATCTATAAAATATTTAGGATGCACGAAGGTATTGATTTTGCAGCTCGTACTGGTACGCATGTCTATTCTGCTGCGAATGGCCATGTTAAATGGGTTAAAAATGATAAAAAAGGATATGGCAATCATCTGCTTATTGAACATGGCAATGGCTTTCAAACCCACTATGCCCATATGCATGCTATAAACGTTAAAGAAGGGCAGGTCGTAACAAGAGGGCAGAAGATTGGCACTGTTGGCAATTCCGGGGATTCAACCGCCCCTCATCTCCATTATGAGGTCTACTATCATGGAAAATGTGTCAATCCGGCTAAGTATTTTGTAAGTGAGCTTACACCTATTGAATATGAAGCGATCCATAAGCAAGCTGTACATCAAACACAAGCCCTTTGTTCAAATTTTTAG
- a CDS encoding MutS-related protein — MRNLALRMADLQTFLFAAKRVNALVEQNPELAALYSKQIQPISALLARSNESSEFGNLLRYLESLPLRSWSYLWNNAGKLLASYKLFVEHKAVFHDAMYALGELDTFLAMATLMQETAAINGPHRYTFTKFLSSKLYTKPRLSFVEMWNPMLTPTTAIGNDVTMDGATKSQNIILTGPNAGGKSTFLTGVAITILLSQTFGIAPAKSCEMTPFSKINTYIDITDDIAAGKSFFMAEVDRFQSHLNLLKQLKEREFSFTIFDEPFSGTNPIEGAAAEYSVLNYIARYSNALNIVATHYPIVMLLEKREPQKGFKNYKVFIKPMGKDGKIQYTYKVVPGASNQTIAIDILAEQGYAAEMLQQARDIISHPDKYKKNFSEEPSNQNIVKSQKGAQPVRAKRA; from the coding sequence TTGAGAAACCTTGCTTTGCGTATGGCAGATCTGCAAACCTTTTTATTTGCTGCTAAAAGAGTCAATGCATTGGTTGAACAGAATCCTGAGTTGGCAGCACTGTATAGCAAGCAAATCCAGCCTATAAGCGCGCTACTGGCACGCTCGAATGAATCCTCCGAGTTTGGTAATTTATTGCGTTACCTAGAGAGCTTGCCCCTCCGTTCTTGGTCCTATTTGTGGAATAATGCTGGTAAGTTACTTGCCAGCTATAAGCTTTTTGTGGAGCATAAAGCAGTTTTCCATGATGCCATGTATGCCTTAGGGGAGTTGGATACTTTTTTAGCCATGGCCACACTGATGCAAGAAACAGCTGCTATCAATGGGCCACATCGCTATACATTTACCAAGTTCTTATCCTCCAAACTATATACAAAGCCTCGTTTGTCCTTTGTTGAAATGTGGAACCCCATGTTAACCCCTACTACTGCTATTGGCAATGATGTAACCATGGATGGCGCCACTAAAAGTCAAAATATCATTTTAACCGGTCCCAATGCAGGTGGTAAATCTACCTTTTTAACCGGCGTGGCCATCACTATTTTGCTCAGTCAAACCTTTGGTATTGCACCCGCTAAGTCTTGTGAAATGACCCCATTTAGTAAGATCAATACCTATATCGATATTACCGATGACATTGCCGCCGGTAAATCGTTTTTTATGGCAGAAGTGGATCGGTTTCAGTCCCATTTAAACCTATTGAAACAGTTAAAAGAAAGAGAATTTAGTTTTACTATTTTTGATGAACCCTTTAGTGGAACCAATCCAATAGAAGGTGCCGCAGCAGAATATTCCGTATTAAATTATATTGCAAGATATAGCAATGCGCTCAACATTGTGGCCACCCACTACCCAATCGTTATGCTTTTAGAAAAACGCGAACCCCAAAAAGGCTTTAAAAATTATAAAGTTTTTATCAAACCTATGGGCAAAGATGGCAAAATACAGTATACCTATAAAGTGGTCCCTGGTGCCTCTAACCAAACCATTGCCATAGATATACTGGCAGAACAAGGCTATGCAGCTGAAATGTTGCAGCAAGCCAGAGATATTATCAGCCATCCAGACAAGTACAAGAAAAACTTTTCAGAAGAGCCATCCAACCAAAACATTGTAAAAAGCCAGAAAGGTGCTCAACCAGTTCGAGCGAAAAGGGCATAA
- a CDS encoding insulinase family protein, with product MGRHNAFFQVRIILTDQGVAQIPLVIQRCFETLAGFRNTGIPSYLFEEMIAMRKLFYQYQPRKDAFKFIMDHSRDFLYEPLVTYPAKTLLPSRYEPQKVQSLVEFLQPENCQYYMLAHAEKTKVRPDRKEKWLGGEYAVRAVPEAQLSAWKAACPHPAIVLPKRNLFVPSKLQLLPVTKSTVPLKIADNKHGKAFYFKDNVYQTPEVVHLVHIKSPLIDGTPRSATLMDLYLASIQDKLSPLLASAAAAGLKAHFEHARNSFKIKISGFSDKARVFLKEVLKELTRVKPQSSDFELYCASLSKCYENAQKKLPVQQAGERLFSILQKTRIASIEKLKELDSLTYQDFLAFHSKLFAQTYIEGFFSGNLTIKEAKNCWFDLKQLLGHTPFPKELHPKGGVFCLSDQGPYLVEEQTTAQGNGIILAIDQGAFSFEKRAAQAMLAIALQEAFFTTLRTKQETGYIVWSWGQEIEKRLFQFFAVQSNSHHPQDLLCRFELFLENCLQEMPHDIPMERFETIRENYLLTLKNLFPNLQDKAVYLDALAFKCDGDFKWLDKQIAAAKALRYEDFLKYAKEFFSRENRKRLAVAVSGKLPETHNFSYKARSASGPFKEGKYATGFEK from the coding sequence ATGGGGCGTCATAACGCTTTTTTTCAAGTCCGAATCATCTTAACAGATCAAGGGGTAGCACAAATCCCACTTGTGATTCAGCGTTGTTTTGAAACATTAGCTGGTTTTCGTAATACAGGCATTCCCAGCTATCTTTTTGAAGAAATGATTGCGATGCGCAAGCTTTTCTATCAATATCAACCACGAAAAGATGCTTTTAAATTTATTATGGATCACTCCAGGGATTTTTTATATGAACCCCTGGTAACCTATCCAGCAAAAACTTTATTGCCGAGTCGTTATGAACCTCAAAAAGTCCAATCGCTTGTAGAATTTTTACAACCTGAAAATTGCCAGTACTATATGCTTGCCCATGCTGAAAAAACAAAAGTTCGACCTGATCGAAAAGAGAAATGGCTAGGAGGCGAATATGCCGTTCGAGCAGTTCCCGAAGCACAGCTATCCGCTTGGAAAGCCGCTTGTCCTCATCCAGCTATTGTGCTTCCGAAAAGGAATCTTTTTGTTCCTTCAAAACTGCAGCTGCTTCCAGTAACTAAAAGCACAGTCCCTTTAAAAATAGCAGATAATAAACATGGCAAAGCTTTTTATTTCAAAGACAATGTCTATCAGACACCAGAAGTCGTTCACTTGGTCCATATCAAGAGTCCCCTTATCGATGGCACGCCACGCAGTGCAACCTTAATGGATCTTTATCTTGCGTCCATCCAAGATAAGCTTTCACCACTCCTTGCTTCTGCAGCAGCTGCAGGATTGAAGGCGCACTTTGAACATGCTCGAAACAGTTTTAAAATCAAGATTTCCGGATTCAGTGATAAAGCGCGCGTTTTCCTTAAAGAGGTTTTAAAAGAATTAACACGTGTTAAACCTCAGAGCAGCGATTTTGAGCTTTATTGCGCTAGCCTTTCAAAATGTTATGAAAATGCCCAAAAGAAATTGCCTGTGCAACAAGCAGGCGAAAGGCTTTTTAGTATCCTTCAAAAAACAAGGATTGCTTCTATAGAAAAATTAAAAGAACTGGATTCCTTGACCTATCAAGATTTTCTTGCATTTCATTCCAAGCTTTTTGCACAGACTTATATTGAAGGCTTTTTTTCAGGAAACCTTACCATTAAAGAAGCAAAAAATTGTTGGTTTGACCTTAAACAGCTCCTAGGTCATACTCCTTTTCCAAAGGAACTCCATCCAAAAGGGGGTGTTTTTTGCCTTTCTGATCAAGGTCCTTATCTAGTGGAAGAACAAACTACGGCGCAAGGCAATGGGATCATCTTAGCCATTGATCAAGGTGCGTTTTCTTTTGAAAAACGAGCAGCACAAGCCATGCTTGCAATCGCTTTACAAGAAGCATTTTTTACCACGCTCCGAACAAAGCAAGAAACAGGATATATCGTTTGGAGTTGGGGTCAAGAGATAGAAAAAAGATTATTTCAGTTCTTTGCTGTCCAGTCAAATTCCCATCATCCTCAAGATCTTCTTTGTCGTTTTGAGCTATTCTTAGAAAATTGCCTTCAAGAAATGCCCCATGATATTCCTATGGAACGCTTTGAAACAATACGGGAAAACTATCTGCTTACTTTAAAAAATCTATTCCCTAACCTCCAAGATAAGGCGGTGTATTTAGATGCCCTTGCCTTTAAATGTGATGGAGACTTTAAGTGGCTAGACAAGCAGATTGCAGCTGCCAAAGCACTGCGTTATGAAGACTTTTTAAAATATGCCAAGGAGTTTTTCTCTAGGGAGAATCGGAAACGGCTTGCTGTTGCTGTTTCTGGAAAACTTCCAGAAACGCATAACTTTTCCTACAAAGCGCGCTCCGCTAGCGGACCCTTTAAAGAGGGGAAATATGCTACAGGTTTTGAAAAGTGA
- a CDS encoding Rpn family recombination-promoting nuclease/putative transposase, whose protein sequence is MEKITPKVGLAFKKIFGVEEHKDLLISLINATVSPEDQVCDVTLLNPYNAKNFVVDKLSILDIKAVSETGKRFNIEIQITDESDYDKRALYYWAKLYTDQLKASQHYSTLNKAIGIHILNFASIPDSKKYHNVFHITEKESRMPYFSDLELHTIELVKFSNDPKETLDSLLQKVKNGLDIWTAFLTRNDLLNKDNLPGLLASSSLKKALHILETLNFTDEERMAYEDRLKWLRIEAGTIEKLQKKAKEEGIEQDIQEGIQIGQEKGKLEGKIEIARSMVRKGYPIDDIILLTGLSRSHLQDLV, encoded by the coding sequence ATGGAAAAAATTACCCCAAAAGTCGGCCTTGCCTTTAAAAAAATCTTTGGTGTAGAGGAGCATAAGGATTTGCTGATTTCCTTAATCAATGCTACGGTTTCGCCAGAAGATCAAGTATGTGATGTGACCCTATTAAATCCCTATAATGCCAAAAATTTTGTAGTGGATAAATTATCTATACTAGATATAAAAGCAGTAAGTGAGACAGGCAAGCGGTTTAATATAGAGATTCAAATCACAGATGAGTCAGATTATGATAAACGTGCTTTATATTATTGGGCTAAGTTGTATACAGACCAATTAAAAGCTTCACAGCATTATTCCACTTTAAACAAAGCAATAGGCATTCATATTCTTAACTTTGCTTCTATACCGGATAGTAAGAAGTATCATAATGTCTTCCATATCACAGAAAAAGAGAGTCGCATGCCCTATTTTTCCGATTTAGAATTGCATACAATAGAGTTGGTTAAGTTCAGCAACGATCCTAAGGAAACGCTAGACAGCTTATTGCAAAAGGTAAAGAATGGGCTAGACATTTGGACCGCTTTTCTGACCCGTAACGACTTACTTAATAAGGATAACTTGCCCGGTCTGTTGGCCAGCAGCAGCTTAAAAAAGGCCTTACATATTTTAGAGACGCTGAACTTTACCGATGAGGAAAGAATGGCTTATGAAGATCGCTTGAAATGGCTCAGAATAGAAGCTGGTACAATAGAAAAGCTTCAAAAGAAAGCTAAAGAAGAAGGCATCGAACAAGACATTCAAGAAGGCATCCAAATAGGTCAAGAAAAAGGTAAGCTAGAGGGTAAGATAGAAATAGCGCGGTCTATGGTTAGAAAGGGGTATCCTATAGATGATATTATACTCCTTACGGGTTTATCTAGATCGCATCTTCAGGATCTTGTATAG
- the lipA gene encoding lipoyl synthase: MEPKTPPIPTTQRPDWLRVKLPIGKHYRAVRDIVDQHKLHTICTSGNCPNMGECWGAGTATFMILGNICTRSCGFCAVATGRPTAYDKEEPKRVAQAIQLMGVKHAVITSVNRDELKDCGAEIWHQTVKAIKALNPTTTIETLIPDVKAIWWALERMISAGQEVVSHNMETVERLYKTVRPQAKYARSLEQLKRIKAYGKRSKSGIMIGLGETDAEVYQVMDDLREHGLDVLTLGQYLQPTKQHLAVVDFVHPDKFAHFKEEGLKRGFSYVESGPLVRSSYHAERHV; encoded by the coding sequence ATGGAGCCAAAAACACCACCGATTCCAACGACCCAACGCCCAGATTGGCTGCGGGTTAAGTTACCAATAGGTAAGCACTATAGAGCCGTTCGTGACATTGTAGATCAGCACAAGCTACATACCATTTGCACCAGTGGCAACTGTCCCAATATGGGTGAATGTTGGGGAGCCGGTACGGCTACTTTTATGATATTGGGCAATATTTGCACACGAAGTTGTGGCTTTTGTGCAGTAGCAACTGGCAGACCTACTGCTTATGATAAGGAAGAACCAAAACGGGTTGCACAAGCGATTCAGCTGATGGGGGTTAAACATGCGGTGATTACTTCGGTGAACAGAGATGAGCTGAAAGATTGTGGCGCAGAAATTTGGCATCAAACCGTCAAAGCGATCAAAGCCTTGAATCCGACTACCACTATAGAAACCTTAATTCCAGATGTTAAAGCAATTTGGTGGGCACTAGAGCGGATGATTAGTGCGGGTCAAGAGGTAGTCTCTCACAATATGGAAACGGTAGAAAGACTCTATAAAACCGTCCGGCCACAGGCTAAGTATGCACGCAGCTTAGAGCAACTGAAACGGATTAAAGCATATGGAAAACGCTCTAAATCAGGTATTATGATCGGATTAGGCGAAACAGACGCAGAGGTGTATCAGGTTATGGATGACCTGCGGGAGCATGGCTTGGATGTGTTAACATTAGGTCAATACCTACAACCTACTAAGCAACATCTTGCAGTCGTGGATTTCGTACATCCAGATAAATTTGCCCATTTTAAAGAAGAGGGGCTCAAGCGTGGCTTTTCTTATGTAGAGTCAGGTCCACTTGTGCGTTCGTCTTACCATGCCGAACGACATGTATAG
- a CDS encoding ABC-F family ATP-binding cassette domain-containing protein produces MIVINDLTYHLGKRTLYDAASLHIKPKDKIGLIGPNGAGKSTLLKIITGDLRPDSGKVTRRKECSIGFLNQDLLSYQSQDSIRNVAMQAFDEALVTQKKIESLCQDMERNYSDDLLTQLSNLQETFERIGGYDMQSRTEAMLEGMGFLTKDLDRSLAEFSGGWRMRVMFAKLLLQQPSLLILDEPTNHLDLVSIKWVEAYLKNYDSAFIVVSHDRSFLDGTTSKIVEISDKKFTVYVGNYSAYEIQKSERGALLENAYANQQKQLKHAQEFIDRFRAKASKAKLVQSRIKALDKVEKIEAPSAHRKTIKIQFSIKQNPSKIIAVIEKINKSYGPVSILKDATVEINRGDKIALIGANGRGKTTLLRIIAEHEPAEQQQRRFGNNVEMAFYAQHQLEALNLAHTIIEALRAHSSSNGVERTEQELRAIAGMFLFTKDDVFKKIEVLSGGEKARVALATVLLSQANFLVLDEPTNHLDMHSIDTLGQALQQYEGTCLFVSHDRNFIQQVANKIWYIENKKVKVFPGSYEEFKEVVELS; encoded by the coding sequence ATGATTGTAATCAATGACCTTACCTACCATTTGGGCAAACGAACTTTATATGATGCAGCTTCGCTGCACATTAAACCCAAAGATAAAATTGGCCTAATAGGCCCTAATGGAGCCGGAAAATCTACTTTGTTAAAGATTATTACGGGTGACCTTAGACCAGATAGTGGCAAGGTAACCAGAAGAAAAGAATGCTCTATTGGCTTTTTAAACCAGGACTTGCTTTCTTATCAATCTCAAGATAGCATTCGCAATGTGGCCATGCAAGCCTTTGATGAGGCATTGGTTACCCAAAAAAAGATTGAGTCGTTGTGCCAAGATATGGAGCGCAACTATTCAGATGATTTGCTAACGCAGCTATCGAATCTACAAGAAACCTTTGAACGGATAGGAGGGTATGATATGCAGTCAAGGACGGAAGCGATGTTAGAGGGTATGGGTTTTTTAACTAAAGACTTGGACCGTTCGCTTGCTGAGTTTTCAGGAGGGTGGCGCATGCGCGTTATGTTTGCCAAGCTGCTGTTGCAGCAACCTTCTTTATTGATATTGGATGAACCTACCAACCACCTAGACTTGGTTTCCATTAAGTGGGTAGAGGCCTATTTAAAAAACTACGATAGTGCCTTTATAGTCGTTTCACACGATAGAAGCTTCTTAGATGGTACCACTAGTAAAATTGTAGAGATTTCCGATAAGAAGTTTACCGTTTATGTAGGCAACTACAGTGCTTATGAAATACAAAAGTCAGAAAGAGGCGCCTTACTTGAAAACGCCTATGCCAATCAACAAAAACAACTCAAGCATGCACAAGAATTTATAGATCGTTTTAGAGCAAAGGCCAGTAAAGCTAAGCTCGTTCAGTCTAGGATTAAAGCATTAGATAAGGTAGAGAAAATAGAAGCCCCTTCTGCCCATCGCAAAACCATAAAAATACAGTTTTCCATCAAACAAAATCCCAGTAAGATTATTGCTGTAATAGAAAAGATAAACAAATCCTATGGTCCTGTATCGATTCTAAAAGATGCCACTGTAGAAATCAACAGAGGCGATAAAATTGCTTTAATTGGTGCAAATGGACGTGGTAAAACCACGTTGCTGCGCATTATAGCTGAGCACGAACCAGCTGAGCAGCAACAAAGACGTTTTGGTAATAATGTAGAGATGGCTTTTTATGCCCAGCATCAGTTGGAAGCATTAAATCTAGCACACACCATTATAGAAGCACTGCGTGCCCATAGCAGCAGCAATGGCGTAGAACGTACAGAGCAAGAACTGCGTGCCATAGCCGGTATGTTTCTTTTTACTAAGGATGATGTATTTAAAAAGATAGAGGTCCTTTCCGGTGGAGAAAAAGCCCGCGTTGCCTTAGCAACGGTACTCCTCTCGCAAGCCAATTTTCTAGTACTCGACGAGCCAACCAACCATTTAGATATGCATTCCATTGATACACTTGGACAAGCGCTACAACAATATGAAGGCACCTGTTTGTTTGTATCACACGACCGTAACTTT
- the dnaK gene encoding molecular chaperone DnaK: MGKIIGIDLGTTNSCVAVMEGNEPVVIPNNEGKRTTPSVVAFLNGGKGERKVGDPAKRQAIINPHNTISSIKRFMGKGYNSVANELNEVAYKVESGANNTVRVRIGDRLYTPQEISAIILQKMKSSAEDYLGTTVTDAVITVPAYFNDAERQATKEAGEIAGLTVKRIINEPTAAALAYGLDKKNKDSTIAVFDLGGGTFDISILELGDGVFEVKSTNGDIHLGGDDFDQKITDWLADNFQKEEGTDLRKDPTALQRLREAAEKAKIELSSATTTEINLPYITAIDGVPKHLVQQLSRAQFEKLVDDLVKRTLTPCRQALKDAFGDISDPRSKIHEVILVGGSTRIPKIQEEVGRFFGKKPSKGVNPDEVVAVGAAIQGGVLTGEVKDVLLLDVIPLSLGIETLGGVFTRLIEANTTIPTRKSEVFSTASDNQSSVMVHVLQGNRPMAKHNRTIGQFHLSDIPPAPKGAPQIEVAFDVDANGILNVSAKDRGTGKEQKIRIEASSGLTEDEIKRMREEAEANAAEDKAEKEQIDKLNQADSLIFDVEKQLKELGDKIGEEDRKNVEPVLADLKKAHADKDMAGVDRGLEALNKIWGEVMVKVYQKSQTTGATSASTVEQEQPKEGSGNVTDAEFEEVK; this comes from the coding sequence ATGGGAAAAATAATTGGAATCGACTTAGGAACCACTAACTCCTGTGTTGCCGTTATGGAAGGCAACGAGCCAGTAGTGATTCCTAATAATGAAGGTAAAAGAACTACGCCATCTGTAGTTGCTTTTTTAAATGGAGGAAAGGGTGAACGTAAAGTAGGTGATCCTGCCAAACGTCAGGCGATTATCAACCCGCACAATACTATAAGCTCGATTAAGCGTTTTATGGGTAAAGGTTACAATAGTGTAGCCAATGAGCTCAATGAAGTGGCCTATAAGGTAGAAAGCGGGGCCAACAATACCGTCCGTGTGCGGATTGGTGATCGGCTCTATACACCCCAAGAGATTTCCGCTATTATCTTGCAGAAGATGAAAAGTAGTGCAGAAGATTATTTAGGTACTACCGTTACAGATGCGGTGATTACGGTGCCTGCTTATTTTAACGATGCAGAACGGCAAGCCACTAAGGAAGCAGGAGAAATAGCTGGGCTAACTGTAAAGCGCATTATTAATGAACCAACTGCTGCTGCTTTGGCCTATGGCCTGGACAAAAAAAATAAAGATAGCACCATTGCTGTATTTGACCTTGGGGGGGGGACCTTTGATATTTCTATTCTAGAGCTAGGTGATGGCGTTTTTGAAGTAAAATCTACCAATGGAGACATCCATCTAGGTGGAGATGATTTTGACCAAAAGATAACAGATTGGCTGGCAGATAACTTTCAAAAAGAAGAAGGGACTGATTTAAGAAAAGATCCAACAGCGTTACAGCGCCTAAGAGAAGCTGCTGAAAAAGCCAAAATTGAGCTTTCTAGTGCAACCACTACCGAAATTAATCTTCCCTACATTACAGCCATTGATGGGGTTCCTAAACACTTGGTACAACAGCTATCTAGGGCACAGTTTGAGAAATTGGTAGATGACTTGGTAAAACGTACCCTAACCCCTTGTAGACAAGCTTTAAAAGATGCATTTGGTGATATCTCTGATCCACGCAGCAAGATTCATGAGGTTATTTTAGTAGGCGGGTCTACCCGTATACCAAAGATTCAAGAAGAAGTAGGGCGTTTCTTTGGTAAAAAACCTTCTAAGGGCGTTAACCCTGATGAAGTGGTCGCTGTAGGTGCAGCTATTCAAGGAGGTGTCTTGACTGGAGAGGTAAAAGATGTTTTATTGCTGGATGTGATTCCGCTATCGTTAGGTATTGAAACATTAGGCGGTGTTTTTACCAGGTTGATTGAAGCCAATACTACCATTCCGACAAGGAAATCAGAAGTGTTTTCTACAGCTTCAGATAACCAATCTTCTGTTATGGTGCATGTACTACAAGGCAATAGACCTATGGCCAAACACAACCGTACCATTGGTCAGTTCCACCTATCTGATATACCACCCGCTCCTAAAGGCGCTCCGCAGATAGAGGTTGCTTTTGATGTAGATGCCAATGGTATCTTGAATGTTTCTGCAAAAGATAGAGGCACTGGAAAAGAACAAAAGATTCGAATCGAAGCTTCATCTGGTTTAACCGAAGATGAAATCAAACGAATGCGCGAGGAAGCAGAAGCCAATGCAGCGGAAGATAAAGCAGAAAAAGAGCAAATAGATAAACTCAATCAAGCCGATTCATTGATATTTGATGTTGAAAAACAACTCAAAGAATTGGGTGATAAAATTGGAGAAGAAGATAGAAAAAATGTAGAGCCCGTTTTAGCAGATTTGAAAAAAGCACATGCCGACAAAGATATGGCCGGTGTGGATCGTGGCTTAGAAGCTTTAAACAAGATTTGGGGTGAGGTCATGGTTAAGGTTTACCAAAAATCGCAGACCACCGGGGCTACATCAGCTTCCACTGTGGAGCAGGAACAGCCCAAAGAAGGTAGCGGAAATGTCACAGATGCTGAATTTGAAGAGGTAAAATAA
- a CDS encoding MerR family transcriptional regulator → MEKKYFTIQEVARHFGVASSLIRFWEKAFSGILQPSKNSKGARRYQEKDIVQLRYIYMLVKEKGYSLAGARKVIQKHSSAPTITPAAVVQRLHALRSFLVALKKDI, encoded by the coding sequence ATGGAAAAAAAGTATTTTACCATTCAGGAGGTAGCCCGTCATTTTGGGGTAGCTTCTTCTTTGATACGTTTTTGGGAAAAAGCTTTTAGTGGGATTCTCCAACCCAGTAAAAATAGCAAAGGGGCTAGAAGGTACCAAGAAAAAGATATTGTTCAATTGCGTTATATCTATATGCTTGTTAAAGAAAAAGGATACAGCTTAGCAGGCGCGCGTAAGGTAATCCAGAAGCATAGCAGTGCGCCTACCATTACACCAGCAGCGGTTGTTCAGCGATTGCATGCATTGCGTTCTTTCTTGGTTGCTTTGAAAAAGGATATATAG
- a CDS encoding insulinase family protein, whose protein sequence is MIKKIILFLFIATFAFANESYEFIKDECALPLLAPSLQKRKTAKLRLKNGLEVYLISDQKAEQSSVALGVRVGAWQDLKEYPGTAHFLEHMLFMGSEKYLDEYAFVRFIKDHGGIHNAYTAPDRTVYLFSIHHQAFDQAIDRLAQFFIAPLFNPSAVARELYAVDQEYAKNIEDDGRRAYMISKELGNPNHPNRAFSTGNAQTLGQIPQDVLRKWYETNYNANLMTLAIYSSKPIDALIKLVTDTFTQIENKKIQPAEIDQPLSSNAQLGHFIYIEPVKKIQHLTMRWELPASFVEDETKAADLLAYTINQGQKIIF, encoded by the coding sequence ATGATTAAAAAAATTATTTTATTCCTTTTTATAGCTACTTTTGCCTTTGCAAATGAAAGTTATGAATTTATCAAAGATGAATGCGCTCTTCCACTGCTGGCTCCTTCTTTACAAAAGCGCAAAACGGCAAAGCTTCGATTAAAGAATGGTCTGGAGGTCTATTTAATTTCTGACCAGAAAGCCGAGCAATCCTCAGTAGCCTTAGGCGTAAGAGTTGGGGCCTGGCAAGATCTAAAAGAGTATCCTGGAACTGCACATTTTCTCGAGCATATGCTCTTTATGGGTAGTGAAAAATATCTGGATGAATATGCGTTTGTTCGTTTTATAAAAGACCATGGTGGAATACATAATGCTTATACTGCTCCAGATCGTACGGTCTATTTATTTTCCATTCACCACCAAGCTTTTGACCAAGCGATCGATCGTTTGGCTCAGTTCTTTATCGCTCCTCTTTTTAATCCATCAGCTGTCGCAAGGGAGCTGTATGCAGTTGATCAAGAATATGCGAAAAATATTGAAGATGATGGACGGAGAGCATATATGATTAGTAAAGAATTGGGTAACCCTAATCACCCCAACCGAGCCTTCTCAACAGGAAACGCTCAAACGCTTGGTCAGATTCCTCAAGATGTGCTCCGTAAATGGTATGAAACAAACTACAACGCCAACCTAATGACCCTTGCGATTTATTCCTCTAAACCTATAGATGCATTAATAAAACTGGTTACAGATACTTTTACTCAGATTGAAAATAAAAAAATTCAACCTGCTGAAATAGATCAGCCTTTATCTTCAAATGCACAGCTTGGCCACTTTATCTATATTGAACCTGTTAAAAAAATCCAACATCTAACTATGAGGTGGGAGCTTCCTGCTTCGTTTGTAGAAGATGAAACAAAGGCAGCAGATCTCCTTGCGTACACCATCAACCAAGGGCAAAAAATAATCTTTTAG